A single genomic interval of Romboutsia ilealis harbors:
- a CDS encoding ABC transporter permease: MNLKKIIIELAIIAFIFPLIILGIWSVTGSWIYPSLLPQSYSLRGFQYILSLDNIAILINSIVLSILVVFITIVISIPAAKALSLYNFKGKKFFELLVLSPVIIPTISIAMGVHIFFIKLKLANTYLGVVIINILPCIPYAVRIIGDVYKLVGDKLEIQAKMLGASNTNVFRYVTLPLLLPGILGASSMCFIIVFSQYFLTMLIGGGTVITYPMIMFPYIQSGDRVIGSMYSIVFLVASIIVLILIEKRIKIHYKNSSSFFEV, translated from the coding sequence GTGAATTTAAAGAAAATAATAATAGAATTGGCTATTATAGCTTTTATATTTCCTCTAATAATATTGGGGATTTGGAGTGTAACAGGTTCTTGGATATATCCAAGTCTTTTACCTCAAAGTTATTCACTAAGAGGATTTCAATATATATTAAGTTTAGACAATATAGCTATATTAATAAATAGCATAGTCCTATCAATTTTAGTTGTATTTATTACAATAGTGATTAGTATTCCAGCAGCTAAGGCACTATCTTTATATAATTTTAAAGGAAAGAAATTCTTTGAATTATTAGTATTATCTCCAGTAATAATACCTACAATATCAATAGCAATGGGAGTACATATATTTTTTATAAAGCTAAAATTAGCAAATACATACCTAGGCGTAGTAATTATAAATATATTACCTTGTATACCTTATGCCGTAAGAATTATAGGTGATGTGTATAAATTAGTTGGAGATAAGTTAGAAATACAAGCAAAAATGCTTGGAGCAAGCAACACAAATGTATTTAGATATGTTACACTACCTCTATTATTACCTGGAATATTAGGAGCATCAAGTATGTGCTTTATAATAGTATTTAGTCAATATTTCTTAACTATGCTTATTGGAGGAGGAACGGTAATTACATATCCTATGATTATGTTTCCATATATACAAAGTGGAGATAGAGTAATAGGTTCTATGTATAGTATAGTATTCTTAGTTGCAAGTATAATAGTTTTAATATTAATAGAGAAAAGGATAAAAATACATTACAAAAATAGTAGCAGTTTTTTTGAAGTATAA
- a CDS encoding ABC transporter ATP-binding protein, translating to MSSVKLVNITKSFDEKIVLENINIDIKDGELVSLLGVSGCGKSTTLQLIAGLINPDSGDIIFNDKSVLNIPTGKREAVIVFQDYLLFPHMSVYENIEFGLKMKNINKKTRKDKVNELIKLVKLNGYENKYPSELSGGQKQRVAIARTLAINPKVLLLDEPFSNLDINLRNEMREFVLNLQKKLNITTILVTHDKEEALIMSDKIAVMVEGKIEQFDKPTTLYQNPKTKSVANIFGERNYIKGKIENEVFKSNIFYIDAKGYNDLDIVEAMIPKECIKLYSANYNDGVNGYIQRKQYAGDKTFYDININGEVLKCTSISNEYNQGDDIKICIDRDNIVFFPL from the coding sequence ATGTCATCAGTTAAACTTGTTAACATAACTAAAAGTTTTGATGAAAAGATAGTATTAGAAAATATAAATATAGATATAAAAGATGGAGAACTAGTATCATTATTAGGAGTATCTGGATGTGGAAAAAGTACAACACTACAATTAATAGCAGGACTTATTAATCCAGATAGTGGAGATATAATTTTTAATGATAAATCAGTACTAAATATACCAACAGGAAAAAGAGAGGCAGTAATAGTATTTCAAGATTATTTATTATTTCCCCACATGAGTGTATATGAAAATATTGAATTTGGTTTAAAAATGAAAAATATAAATAAGAAAACTAGAAAAGACAAAGTTAACGAGTTAATAAAACTTGTAAAATTAAATGGGTACGAAAATAAATATCCATCTGAATTATCTGGAGGACAAAAACAAAGGGTTGCTATAGCTAGAACATTAGCAATAAATCCAAAGGTATTATTATTAGATGAGCCTTTTTCAAATTTAGATATAAACTTAAGAAATGAAATGAGAGAGTTTGTTTTAAATTTACAGAAGAAATTAAATATAACTACTATACTTGTTACTCATGATAAAGAAGAAGCACTTATAATGAGTGATAAAATAGCTGTTATGGTAGAGGGTAAAATAGAGCAGTTTGATAAGCCGACAACATTATATCAAAATCCTAAAACTAAATCAGTTGCTAATATATTTGGTGAAAGAAATTATATAAAAGGAAAAATAGAAAATGAAGTATTTAAAAGCAATATATTCTATATAGATGCAAAGGGGTATAATGATTTAGATATTGTTGAAGCTATGATTCCTAAAGAATGCATAAAATTATACAGTGCAAATTATAATGATGGAGTAAATGGATATATACAAAGAAAGCAGTATGCAGGAGATAAAACTTTTTATGATATTAATATAAATGGAGAAGTATTAAAATGTACATCTATATCGAATGAATATAATCAGGGTGATGATATAAAAATATGTATTGATAGAGATAATATAGTATTTTTTCCATTATAA
- the tnpA gene encoding IS200/IS605 family transposase, translating to MDNNSLAHSKWNCKYHIVFAPKYRRQIIYGKIKSDIGVILRKLCDHKGVEIIEANACKDHIHMLVSIPPKLSVSQFMGYLKGKSSLMIFDRHANLKYKYGNRQFWCKGYYVDTVGRNKKAIEEYIKNQIQEDIIHEQMSLKEYIDPFTGEPVNKAKK from the coding sequence ATGGACAATAATAGTTTAGCACATAGCAAATGGAATTGTAAATATCATATAGTTTTTGCACCAAAGTATAGAAGGCAGATTATTTATGGAAAAATAAAGTCTGATATTGGTGTTATATTAAGAAAACTTTGTGATCATAAAGGTGTTGAGATAATTGAAGCAAATGCATGTAAAGATCATATACACATGCTTGTAAGTATACCACCAAAACTTAGTGTATCTCAATTTATGGGTTATCTGAAAGGAAAAAGTTCACTGATGATATTTGATAGACATGCAAATTTAAAGTATAAATATGGAAATAGACAGTTTTGGTGTAAAGGGTATTATGTTGATACAGTTGGAAGAAATAAAAAGGCAATTGAAGAATATATAAAAAATCAAATACAAGAGGATATAATTCATGAACAAATGAGTTTAAAGGAATATATTGACCCGTTTACGGGTGAGCCAGTAAATAAAGCAAAAAAATAA
- a CDS encoding YfcC family protein: MKKKGFKLPTAYSILLIITIVIAIITQFIPGVKPAKLSDVIMAPINGLKDAIDISLYVLLMGGFLGVVTKTGALDAGIGAVVKKLNGKELLLIPILMFIFSLGGTSYGMSEETLAFYALVTATMMAAGFDSLTAVATIALGAGSGVLGSTVNPFLVSTSIDSLKGVGIETNQAVVIGIGVALWISSLLISIFFVMNYAKKVKNNKEASLLSQREYDNAKEAFMDNNEGTIEFTTKRKIVIWLFAISFIVMILGVIPWERFGITIFKGTAFLTGEPLGNWWFSELAVWFTLMAIIIGIAYGFNEKEIVSAIIDGAAEMVGVALIIGISRGVSFIMSSTNLDVYVLNRASTALTGMSPILFTNMAFLIYIALAFLIPSTSGLASLSVPIFGPLAQTLGFVPEIVISILSAGSGLVNLITPTSGVIMGGLAISKVEYTTWVKFVTKIVVCIYISSAIILSIGMMLIK, from the coding sequence ATGAAGAAAAAAGGTTTTAAGTTACCTACAGCATATAGTATATTATTAATTATTACTATTGTAATAGCTATAATAACTCAATTTATACCTGGAGTGAAACCTGCAAAACTTTCCGATGTTATAATGGCACCTATAAATGGATTAAAAGATGCTATAGATATATCTTTATATGTACTTTTAATGGGAGGGTTCTTAGGCGTTGTAACAAAAACTGGGGCTCTAGATGCAGGTATAGGAGCAGTTGTTAAAAAATTAAATGGTAAAGAATTGTTACTGATACCTATACTTATGTTTATATTCTCTCTAGGTGGTACTAGTTATGGTATGTCAGAGGAGACATTAGCCTTTTACGCATTAGTTACTGCAACAATGATGGCTGCAGGATTTGATTCATTAACAGCAGTAGCGACGATAGCTTTAGGAGCTGGTAGTGGAGTTTTAGGTTCTACAGTAAATCCATTTTTAGTATCTACGAGTATAGACTCTTTAAAAGGAGTTGGAATAGAAACTAATCAAGCTGTAGTTATAGGAATTGGTGTGGCATTATGGATATCATCTTTACTTATATCTATATTTTTTGTAATGAATTATGCTAAAAAAGTTAAAAATAATAAAGAAGCTTCACTTTTATCTCAAAGAGAATATGATAATGCAAAAGAAGCATTTATGGATAATAATGAAGGTACAATAGAGTTTACGACTAAAAGAAAAATTGTAATATGGTTATTTGCTATATCTTTTATAGTTATGATACTAGGGGTAATACCTTGGGAGAGATTTGGTATAACTATATTTAAAGGAACTGCATTTTTAACTGGAGAGCCTCTTGGTAATTGGTGGTTTTCAGAACTTGCTGTTTGGTTTACATTAATGGCAATTATAATAGGTATAGCTTATGGATTTAATGAAAAGGAAATAGTGTCGGCTATAATAGATGGTGCAGCTGAAATGGTTGGTGTAGCACTTATAATAGGTATATCAAGAGGTGTATCATTTATTATGTCATCAACTAATCTAGATGTATATGTATTAAATAGAGCGTCTACAGCACTTACTGGAATGTCACCTATATTATTTACTAATATGGCATTTTTAATATATATAGCATTAGCATTTTTAATTCCATCAACTTCAGGACTTGCAAGCTTATCAGTACCAATATTTGGACCTCTTGCTCAAACTTTAGGATTTGTGCCTGAAATAGTTATATCTATATTAAGTGCAGGTAGTGGACTTGTAAACCTAATAACTCCAACATCAGGGGTAATTATGGGTGGACTAGCTATTTCAAAGGTTGAATATACTACATGGGTAAAATTTGTAACTAAGATAGTTGTATGTATATATATATCTTCAGCTATTATACTATCAATTGGTATGATGCTTATAAAATAA
- a CDS encoding PqqD family protein — MSTKVKNYLDFIPIKNENIAWVEDSFGIVTLEITRNTLFDVIAQKAFKVPQKSYVKLDRHGSFVWKCIDNNKSVYELSKDVKGHFANDAEPLIERLIEFITILESNRFVKFKKGGK, encoded by the coding sequence ATGAGTACGAAAGTTAAAAATTATTTAGATTTTATTCCTATAAAAAATGAAAATATAGCATGGGTTGAAGATAGCTTTGGTATTGTTACTTTAGAAATAACTCGAAATACTTTATTTGATGTGATAGCTCAAAAAGCTTTTAAGGTTCCTCAAAAAAGCTATGTAAAGCTTGATAGACATGGAAGCTTTGTATGGAAGTGTATAGATAATAATAAATCAGTCTACGAACTGTCTAAAGATGTTAAAGGGCATTTTGCAAATGATGCTGAACCTTTAATTGAAAGATTAATTGAGTTTATCACAATACTTGAAAGTAATAGATTTGTAAAGTTTAAAAAAGGAGGCAAGTAA
- a CDS encoding OPT family oligopeptide transporter — MDNQKEFKPFIPANKIVPEFTATSIILGCLLAVIFGAANAYLGLRVGMTVSASIPAAVISMGVLRVILKRDSILENNLVQTIGSAGESLAAGAIFTLPAMFIWMKDWGIGSPSLLKIALIALCGGLLGVLFMIPLRKALIVKEHGVLPYPEGTACAEVLLAGEEGGSKASVVFAGLGIAAVYKFIADGIKLFPSEIEWEIPGYSNAAFGIDVLPALLGVGYICGYKISGYMFAGAIVGWIALIPLFSLFGADTILYPGTVPISELDFWGIWDNYIRYIGAGAVACGGIISLIKSLPLIFNTFARAMKDYSNIDRSNSTLRTDQDMSMKVVLLGSLAVVIAIWLIPSIPVNFVGALLIAIFGFFFATVSSRLVGLVGSSNNPVSGMAIATLLISTLALKSTGIVGQEGMIGSIAIGSVICIIAAIAGDTSQDLKTGYIVGATPRKQQLGELIGVLISALTIGAVLYLLNAAWGFGSKDIPAPQATLMKLVVEGVMEGNLPWPLIFAGAGIAIAVEIIGIPVLPFAVGLYLPIHLSAGIMFGGVIRLFLENRKNVPKKVKKEQIDRGVLYTSGLIAGEGLVGVLLAIFAVIKIGERSLADIINLSDFVNLGQIGSVIFFALLILTLFKFTIWYKDKNKAS; from the coding sequence ATGGATAATCAAAAAGAATTTAAGCCCTTTATACCCGCCAATAAAATAGTTCCTGAATTTACAGCTACATCTATAATATTAGGATGTTTGTTGGCAGTTATATTTGGTGCTGCTAATGCCTACTTAGGCCTTAGGGTTGGTATGACAGTTAGTGCATCTATTCCTGCTGCAGTTATATCAATGGGGGTTTTAAGAGTCATATTAAAAAGAGACTCTATACTTGAAAACAACTTAGTTCAGACTATAGGTTCAGCTGGTGAATCATTAGCTGCGGGTGCTATATTTACATTACCTGCAATGTTTATATGGATGAAAGATTGGGGAATTGGAAGTCCTAGTTTATTAAAAATTGCACTTATAGCTTTATGTGGTGGATTACTTGGAGTTTTATTTATGATACCTCTAAGAAAAGCACTTATAGTTAAAGAACACGGTGTACTTCCATACCCAGAAGGAACAGCTTGTGCTGAAGTTTTACTTGCTGGTGAAGAAGGTGGTTCTAAGGCTTCTGTAGTTTTTGCTGGTCTTGGAATTGCAGCAGTTTATAAATTTATAGCTGATGGTATTAAATTGTTCCCAAGTGAAATAGAATGGGAAATACCAGGATATTCTAATGCTGCATTTGGTATAGATGTACTTCCTGCACTACTTGGTGTTGGTTATATATGTGGATATAAAATATCTGGATATATGTTTGCAGGTGCTATAGTTGGTTGGATAGCTTTAATACCATTATTTTCACTATTTGGCGCTGATACAATACTTTATCCTGGAACTGTTCCTATAAGTGAATTAGACTTTTGGGGAATTTGGGATAATTATATAAGATATATCGGTGCAGGTGCTGTTGCATGTGGTGGTATAATAAGTTTAATTAAATCTCTTCCTCTAATATTTAATACTTTTGCTAGAGCAATGAAAGATTATTCTAATATAGATAGATCTAATTCTACATTAAGAACTGACCAAGATATGTCTATGAAAGTTGTTTTATTAGGCTCATTAGCTGTAGTTATTGCTATATGGTTAATACCTTCTATTCCAGTTAATTTTGTTGGTGCTCTTTTAATAGCTATATTTGGTTTCTTCTTTGCAACAGTATCTTCAAGACTTGTTGGTTTAGTTGGTAGTAGTAATAACCCGGTTTCTGGAATGGCTATAGCTACTTTATTAATAAGTACATTAGCTTTAAAATCAACTGGTATAGTTGGCCAAGAAGGTATGATAGGTTCTATAGCTATAGGATCTGTTATATGTATAATAGCTGCAATTGCAGGAGATACTTCTCAAGATTTAAAAACAGGTTATATTGTTGGTGCTACACCTAGAAAACAACAATTAGGCGAGCTTATAGGAGTTTTAATATCTGCTTTAACTATAGGTGCAGTTTTATATCTTTTAAATGCTGCGTGGGGATTTGGTTCAAAAGATATACCTGCTCCTCAAGCTACTCTTATGAAATTAGTTGTTGAAGGCGTTATGGAAGGAAACCTTCCTTGGCCATTAATATTTGCAGGTGCTGGTATTGCTATAGCAGTTGAAATAATAGGTATACCTGTACTTCCATTTGCAGTTGGTCTATATCTTCCAATTCACTTAAGTGCTGGTATAATGTTTGGTGGAGTTATAAGATTATTCCTTGAAAATAGAAAAAATGTACCTAAAAAAGTAAAAAAAGAACAAATTGACAGAGGTGTTTTATATACTTCAGGTCTTATAGCTGGTGAAGGTCTAGTAGGTGTATTACTTGCTATATTCGCAGTTATAAAAATTGGAGAAAGATCTCTAGCAGACATAATAAACTTATCTGATTTTGTTAATCTAGGTCAAATAGGTTCTGTAATATTCTTTGCATTATTAATACTTACTTTATTTAAATTCACTATTTGGTATAAAGATAAGAATAAAGCTAGTTAA
- a CDS encoding DUF6873 family GME fold protein: MKFVKESFIVKNKLQLAIVDKRIPKNMENNLKNMGVSIIKSTCCNDTYKAIKYHPDISVCKLNDNNIVVAPNVYDYYKNILKPYDFNVIPGNSIIKNKYPYNIHYNIIILKNFAIHNFKYTDKVILRYLEKNNIKKINVSQGYCKCSICIVDDNSLITSDEGIYKEVIKYGIDCLLIEKGHIDLFELNYGFIGGSSFLVSNNELVFLGNIKKHPDYDKILNFVESKNKNLISLSDDKLLDLGSVIPLLEY; this comes from the coding sequence ATGAAATTTGTAAAAGAATCATTTATAGTAAAAAATAAATTACAACTTGCAATAGTTGATAAACGAATTCCTAAAAACATGGAAAATAATTTAAAAAATATGGGAGTAAGTATAATAAAATCTACTTGTTGCAATGATACTTATAAAGCCATTAAATATCATCCAGACATAAGTGTATGTAAATTAAATGATAATAACATAGTAGTTGCTCCTAATGTGTATGATTATTATAAAAATATTTTAAAACCTTATGATTTTAATGTAATACCTGGAAATTCTATTATAAAAAATAAGTATCCATACAATATACATTATAATATAATAATTCTAAAAAACTTTGCTATACACAACTTTAAGTATACAGATAAAGTAATACTTCGTTATCTAGAAAAAAATAATATAAAAAAAATAAATGTATCCCAAGGCTATTGTAAATGTTCTATATGTATAGTTGATGATAATTCTTTGATCACTTCAGATGAAGGTATATATAAAGAAGTCATAAAATACGGTATAGATTGTTTATTAATAGAAAAAGGACATATTGACCTATTTGAGTTAAATTATGGATTTATAGGTGGATCTAGCTTTTTAGTTTCAAATAATGAATTGGTTTTCCTTGGAAATATAAAAAAACACCCTGATTATGATAAAATATTAAATTTTGTTGAAAGCAAAAATAAAAACTTAATTTCCTTAAGTGATGATAAATTATTAGATTTAGGATCTGTTATCCCTCTACTTGAGTACTAA
- a CDS encoding DegV family protein: protein MNNIKIVYDTMNDLPENMKDKYDIDMLPTTIIFQSEEYKAGVDIDNDEFYKLLRENKEVPTTSQVTYMTFKETFEKYLNEGKKVLYMAGSSAGSGTYQSAMLAKNDIESDDIYIVDTYSFSIGGGLLVLEAAKMVEEGLDIDTIIKKLEEYKDKVQVYFSVDSLDYLYKGGRISGAKAVVGTLLNIKPILKIEDGLVKQKTQVRGSKKIIPTLIEKLKEEVGNDFSDKDVYVGYGDDLENHEKFVEKVKEELSPKNVYTFRIGSCVACHSGPTVIGIACLNK, encoded by the coding sequence ATGAATAATATTAAAATAGTTTATGACACAATGAATGACTTACCAGAAAATATGAAGGATAAATATGATATAGATATGTTACCTACTACTATAATATTTCAAAGTGAAGAATATAAAGCTGGTGTAGATATAGATAATGACGAATTTTATAAATTACTTAGAGAGAATAAAGAGGTACCTACTACATCTCAAGTTACATATATGACTTTTAAAGAAACATTTGAAAAGTATCTAAATGAAGGTAAAAAGGTATTATATATGGCAGGTTCATCAGCAGGATCGGGAACTTACCAAAGTGCAATGCTTGCTAAAAATGATATAGAATCTGATGATATATATATAGTGGATACGTATAGTTTTTCTATAGGAGGAGGTCTATTAGTTCTTGAAGCTGCTAAAATGGTAGAAGAAGGTTTAGATATAGATACTATAATTAAGAAACTTGAAGAATATAAAGATAAAGTGCAAGTATATTTCTCAGTTGATTCACTAGATTATCTATACAAAGGTGGTAGAATATCTGGAGCTAAAGCTGTAGTTGGAACTTTACTTAATATAAAGCCGATACTTAAAATAGAAGATGGATTAGTGAAGCAAAAAACTCAAGTAAGAGGAAGTAAAAAAATAATACCAACACTTATAGAAAAGTTAAAAGAAGAAGTTGGAAATGACTTCTCAGATAAGGATGTATATGTTGGATATGGAGATGACTTAGAAAATCATGAAAAATTCGTTGAAAAGGTTAAGGAAGAATTATCACCTAAAAACGTATATACATTCCGTATAGGTTCATGTGTAGCATGTCACTCAGGTCCTACTGTTATAGGAATAGCATGTTTAAATAAATAA
- a CDS encoding ArsR/SmtB family transcription factor has translation MKDIEVCCNNELHTDVIDSVRAEMPDTEMLYELAELFKVFGDTTRVRILYALSAQEMCVCDIADLLDMTHSSISHQLRVLKQARLVKFRKEGKTVFYSLDDCHISQIFNCGLEHIEERYKR, from the coding sequence ATGAAAGATATAGAAGTATGTTGTAACAATGAATTGCATACAGATGTAATTGATTCTGTAAGAGCTGAAATGCCCGATACAGAAATGCTATATGAATTAGCAGAACTATTTAAAGTATTTGGAGATACAACAAGAGTAAGAATATTATACGCACTATCAGCACAAGAGATGTGTGTATGTGATATAGCAGATTTGTTAGATATGACTCATTCGTCAATATCACATCAGCTTAGAGTTTTAAAACAAGCTAGATTAGTAAAATTTAGAAAAGAAGGAAAAACAGTATTTTACTCTCTAGATGATTGCCATATAAGTCAAATATTTAATTGTGGACTTGAGCATATAGAAGAAAGGTATAAAAGATAG